Proteins from a genomic interval of Kiritimatiellia bacterium:
- a CDS encoding DUF134 domain-containing protein, whose protein sequence is MPRPCCMRRIGFVPGATYFKPWGVPLRELEEIVLALDELEALRLADLQGQYQEQAAEKMKISRPTFSRIVESARKKVADALINGKALRLEGGPVIQPPAGATSEERRGGWGRGRGWCHGQRRKEKSS, encoded by the coding sequence ATGCCTAGACCCTGTTGCATGAGACGAATTGGCTTTGTGCCGGGCGCGACCTACTTCAAGCCTTGGGGTGTTCCTCTCCGGGAACTGGAAGAGATCGTGCTGGCCCTTGATGAACTGGAAGCGTTGCGGCTGGCCGACCTTCAGGGTCAGTACCAGGAGCAGGCAGCGGAGAAGATGAAGATCTCCCGCCCTACCTTTTCCCGCATAGTTGAGTCGGCGAGAAAGAAAGTCGCGGACGCCCTCATCAACGGAAAAGCCCTGCGGCTGGAGGGCGGTCCTGTCATTCAGCCGCCTGCCGGCGCGACCTCCGAAGAACGCCGGGGAGGTTGGGGTCGCGGACGCGGATGGTGCCATGGCCAGAGAAGAAAGGAAAAGTCGTCATGA
- a CDS encoding NifB/NifX family molybdenum-iron cluster-binding protein codes for MKVAITVQGTSLNDPLDPRFGRAKQFLLVDSETGEAAIRSNEVNLNAVQGAGIQAGQQVVDSGAAAVITGHVGPKAFRVLEAAGIPVYLAADCTAGEALDRFKRNELSQQKTADVEGHWV; via the coding sequence ATGAAGGTTGCGATTACGGTTCAGGGAACAAGCTTGAACGATCCCCTCGATCCCCGGTTTGGCCGCGCCAAGCAATTCCTCCTCGTCGACAGTGAGACAGGAGAAGCGGCAATCCGAAGCAACGAGGTAAACCTGAACGCCGTGCAAGGCGCCGGCATCCAGGCCGGTCAGCAGGTTGTGGATTCGGGCGCGGCTGCCGTGATCACCGGACACGTTGGTCCCAAAGCCTTCAGAGTGTTGGAAGCGGCCGGAATCCCTGTCTATCTGGCGGCGGACTGCACGGCCGGCGAGGCGCTGGACCGGTTCAAGCGAAATGAACTGTCGCAGCAGAAGACGGCCGATGTCGAAGGACACTGGGTTTAG
- a CDS encoding DUF5320 domain-containing protein: MPRNDGTGPAGQGPATGRGAGPCGAGQARGARRGLGQGRGQGMGRGRSRGCVGGSASSAGGGGRGMGRGGR, encoded by the coding sequence ATGCCAAGAAATGATGGAACAGGACCGGCGGGTCAAGGGCCGGCAACAGGTCGAGGCGCAGGACCTTGTGGCGCAGGGCAGGCACGCGGCGCACGCCGCGGGCTCGGCCAGGGGCGCGGACAGGGAATGGGTCGCGGCAGGAGCCGCGGATGTGTCGGAGGATCAGCATCCAGCGCGGGCGGTGGCGGTCGCGGCATGGGTCGCGGCGGACGTTGA
- a CDS encoding DUF5320 domain-containing protein, with translation MPGGDKTGPAGMGPMTGRAAGYCAGYGAPGYANAGWGRGFGMGFGRGRGGGFGGGRGWRHRFYATGVPGWARPGVPYGPAHAAAPTEEQELEMLNRRAEYFGDALADVKKRIEELQAEKADK, from the coding sequence ATGCCAGGTGGAGACAAAACAGGTCCGGCAGGGATGGGACCAATGACGGGCCGTGCGGCGGGATACTGCGCGGGATACGGAGCGCCCGGCTATGCAAACGCAGGCTGGGGGCGTGGATTCGGGATGGGGTTCGGCCGCGGCCGCGGCGGCGGCTTCGGCGGTGGGCGCGGATGGCGGCATCGGTTCTACGCGACCGGAGTCCCCGGTTGGGCGCGGCCCGGCGTGCCGTATGGCCCGGCTCACGCTGCTGCTCCAACCGAGGAGCAGGAACTGGAGATGCTGAATCGGCGAGCGGAGTACTTCGGGGACGCTCTTGCCGATGTCAAGAAGCGCATCGAGGAACTCCAAGCTGAAAAGGCGGACAAGTAG